CAGCTGGTTTGGCTTGTCATCGAAAGATGCTGATGAATACATTCAGGAACTGGAAAAAATGAAAATCCCCCGGGGTGAACTGATACTGCAGCATCTCGATGCGTTGATCCGACTTGTAGAGAACGTTTAGAGGTTTAGATGTTGAGATGTTTAGACGTTGAGACGTTTAGAGGTTGAGAGGTTGAGACTACGGAGTTTATTAAAAATTAGTAATATTTAATTATGTCGTTTTTGTAATGTGATTGCCTCTACCCCGGGGGTAAAATATACCGAAATTCGACTTAATACAAGATAATATTATCAATCCTATATATGATTTGCCAAATAATTCCTCCGGCCTGAAGTCCCGGGCTGCTGCTTTCTCCCCGTTTTTCCCGGACTGAAGTCCAAGGTCAATCATCCAATCTTCTGATTTTCCATCTCCACGTTTCATCTCAATTCTGCCAGGGAAATGACAATTTTCTCATGGATTTCGTTAATGGGTCCGGTAGAGCCTGTAAAGTTGTTGCACATCATAGAAAAAGTGATAAGCCTGCCGGAGCGGGATGTCACATAACCGGAATGGGAGCGGACCGCTTCAATATAGCCGGTTTTTATCCGGGCATTCATTTCTACGGGAGTCCCGCGGCCGAAATTTTTCAACCAGCCCGGCTCTTCATCCGATCCGCAGAGAGAAAAAGATTCCATATAAGTCCGGGCAAGGGGTGTTTGGGACATATAGGCCAGAATGTGTGCGAAATGGGATGTCCGAACCATATTGGATCGGGATAATCCGCTCCCGTCCTTCATCCGGAACCCATCCAATTCCAGTCCCCGTTCCGTAAAAATTTCCCGGACCGTCCGGGTTCCTGCAGATGTACTGCTCTCACCGGAATGGTGGAGAGCCGTCATCTTTAAAAGCACTTCCGTAAAAAGATTGACACTTCGCTTGTTTGTGACCTCAATGATTTCCCGGAGAGGAGGGGAAGAGATGATCAGGAGTGAATGAAATCCTTCCCGGTCTGTTGGTGTTTCTGTTACATTTACCTTTCCCCGGACTTCAATGCCGGCACGCATCAGGGCTTCTTTTAACCAATGTCCCATCCATTCCGGGGGATTTGGCATGGAGCCTCGAATTGTAAAATCCTCAAAGCCTGCAGGGACAGTCCCCCTGAGATAGGCTGTTTTTCCTCTGGGAGGACAGTAAATGTATCCCTGATCGCCGGATCCTTCGGGACCTGTTTTCATGTGATTGATAAAGGAAAGTCCGGGAATCCGGGGAGAAAGATCGATCACCGGTGCAGGATCCCCTTCTTTATCACCGGGACGGAATGTCAGATGATACAGATTGTTGGCAATATTCAATCCCCAAACCCCGGCTCCGTAATAATTGCCGATATCGGTCCAGATCCAATCATCGGGTAAAACCTGATCATCAAAGATACTCACATCCAAAATCAGATCTCCTTTTACAGACTGAATTCCGGCTTTTTCAACGGTCTGTACCAGCATGACTTTCAGCGAATCCATCTGAATAGCAGTTTTCAACCAGTCTGAACCTAAAACCGGATCTCCTCCGCCGATGACAATCAGATCTCCGTCCAGCACTCCGCGCTTATTGATATCCCCCTTATATGCCAGTTCTGTTTTAAATCGAAAATTTTCACCCAGTTCCAGCAAGGCTGCTGCCGTTGTCACCAGCTTGAGCCCCGATGCCGCTGCCAGACTCTCATCCGAATGGTGGTCAATAATGACTTCTCCGTTATCGGCATACATGGCATACACGCTCCATTGAGCATGTTTAAGAGCCTCTGTTTCCCGGGCAAGCCGTTCCGTAAGCTCTGCCGGCGTTTCTCCGAAAGTGAGAGATGAACAAAAGATTATTACGCTGATAATGAGTGCTGTCCGTTTCACGTTATCCTCCTGACAGATGTCTGTTAAATAGAATTTTCCCGAAAGTAGTCATCCCTGACGAATAAGTGAATCACTTTTTCAGTACATAGTGCAGGATTTACCCCGGTAAAGGATCTCACTGATTTCTTTTCGATAAAATTTAAAAATAAGGCATAAATGTTAAGCAAAATTCCCAGAAAACTTTTAATTTATAAAAATTGGGGAAACTGAGGATTCATGAAACACGAACGCAGCGCAAAAATTATTTTAGAAAACGGTATGGAATTTACGGGTAAGTCTTTTGGATATGAACGCTCTGTTTCAGGTGAAATTGTTTTTAACACGGCGATGACCGGATATCCGGAGAGCCTGACCGATCCTTCCTATAAAGGGCAGATTCTTGTATCCACCTATCCGTTAATCGGTAATTACGGCGTACCGGCACCGGAAGAGAAAGAAGGGCTCCATGCCTATTATGAATCGGACCGGATTCATGTTTCAGCGCTGATTATTTCCGATTATTCCTTTAATTATCACCACTGGAACGCTGCAAAAAGTCTTCAGGAGTGGCTTATCGAGCACAAAATCCCCGGAGTGTATGACATAGACACCCGGGCTTTGACCCAGATTCTCCGGGAGAAGGGGACCATGCTGGGAAAAATTCTCATAGACGGCGATACGGAATGGTATGATCCTTCCGGGGAAAACCTGGTGGAAAAGGTGAGCGTGGAAAGCCCTTTAACCTATGGATCAGGACGGTACCACATCGCTTTAATTGATTGTGGTGTGAAAAATAACATTATCCGGCAATTGCTGCGATTCGACACAAAAGTAACCCGTCTTCCCTGGGATTTTGATGTAACCCGTGAATCCTTTGACGGTATTTTTCTCACGAATGGTCCCGGTGATCCCAAACAATGCGGGAAAACCATTGGTAACCTGAAAAAAGCTCTGCAGAACGAAGTCCCCGTCTTTGGAATTTGTCTGGGATCCCAGCTTATGGCTCTGGCTGCAGGCGCTGATACCTATAAGCTGAAATACGGGCACAGGAGTCATAATCAGCCGGTGCAGCAGAAAGGGACTTTCAGATGTTACATTACCTCTCAGAATCATGGGTATGCCGTAGATCCTGATAGTATCCCTCCGGAATGGGAAATCTATTTTGAAAATGTCAACGACGGGACGGTGGAAGGAATCATCCACAAGGAAAAACCTTTCTTTTCAACCCAGTTTCATCCGGAAGCATCCGGAGGTCCGACCGACACTCAGTTTCTCTTTGAAGAATTTATCACACGAATAAAAAGCAGGTATGATGGATAAACAGATTCAGAAGGTCCTGGTATTAGGATCCGGCGCACTCAAAATCGGGGAAGCCGGTGAATTTGACTATTCCGGGTCTCAGGCACTGAAAGCTCTGAAAGAAGAAGGGATTCAGACCGTTCTGATAAACCCCAATATTGCCACGGTGCAAACCTCGGAAGAACTGGCGGATGAGATATATTTTCTTCCTGTAACACCCCACTTTGTCACACGGGTGATAGAAAAAGAGCGGCCTGATGGTATTTTACTGGCTTTTGGCGGACAGACGGCTCTCAATTGCGGCATTGCACTCTATAAAAACGGAGTGTTTGAAAGATACAATATTCAAGTTCTGGGAACGCCGGTCCGGGCAATTATTGACACGGAAGACAGAGACATCTTTGTTGAAAAACTCCGGGAAATTGGTGTCAGTACTGCCCGGAGTATGGCTACATCCTCAGTAGAAGAGGCTTGTCAAGCAGCCGAAACCCTGGGATATCCTGTCATACTCCGGGCGGCATACGCTCTGGGAGGCATGGGATCGGGGTTTGCTTCCGATGAAAAAGAACTCCGCCGAATGGCTGAATCGGCCTTTTCCTACAGCCCGCAGGTCCTGGTGGAAGAATCCCTTAAAGGCTGGAAGGAAATTGAATATGAAGTGGTTCGGGACCAATACGACAATTGCATTACAGTGTGCAATATGGAAAATTTTGATCCCCTCGGGATTCATACCGGAGAAAGTATTGTTGTGGCACCATCCCAGACACTTACCAACAGTGAATACCATAAACTCCGGGAACTCTCTATCCGGATTATCCGCCATATCGGAGTAATAGGGGAATGCAACGTACAATATGCCCTGGACCCCGACTCGGAGGGTTACCGCGTGATCGAAGTGAACGCCCGCCTTTCCCGTTCAAGTGCCCTGGCTTCAAAAGCCACCGGTTATCCCCTGGCTTTTGTGGCTGCAAAGCTGGGACTTGGATATGGTTTGCACGAGATAAAAAATTCTGTCACGCAAACCACATCCGCCTTTTTTGAGCCGGCTCTGGACTATATCGTATGCAAAATTCCCCGCTGGGATATGGAAAAATTCCAGGGAGTTTCCAAGAAAATCGGCAGCAGCATGAAAAGTGTGGGTGAGGTCATGGCCATTGGCCGGACCTTCGAAGAGGCAATCCAAAAGGGCCTCCGCATGATTGGTCAGGGAATGCACGGCTTTGTGGGCAACCGGGGTTTTGACGTGAAAGATGTGGACAAAGCCCTTACCGAACCAACCGATATGCGTATTTTTGTCATAGCCCATGCTCTGATGAATAACTATCCGGTGGAAAAAATTCATGCTCTGACCCGTATTGATCACTGGTTTCTTGAAAAGCTGAAAAACATTGTAAATCTATATACCCGGCTTTCAGAATATAAAAATCTTCAGGCGATTCCGGATTTGATACTTCTGCGGGCAAAACAGTTTGGTTTCTCTGATTTTCAAATAGCCCGGGCAGTTCTGAAAAGCCCGAACAAAGTCATTGAGAACGATTTGTTGCGTGTCCGGGAGGAACGGAATCGGCGGGGTATCCGTCCCGTGGTGAAGCAAATTGATACTCTGGCCGGAGAATTCCCGGCGAAAACCAATTATTTATACCTCACATATAACGGTCTGACTCACGACGTGACATACGAACAGGACGGAAAATCGGTTATTGTTCTCGGCTCAGGCGCTTACCGGATCGGCAGTTCGGTGGAGTTTGACTGGAGCAGTGTCAGTGCTCTGAAAACTATCCATGAACTGGGTTATCGGTCTGTCATGATCAATTACAATCCCGAAACGGTAAGTACGGATTACGATGTGTGTGACCGGCTTTATTTTGATGAATTGACTTTGGAACGGGTGATGGATATTGCAGAGCTGGAAAATCCCGGGGGAGTTGTTGTATCCGTAGGCGGTCAAATTCCCAATAATCTGGCTATGCGGCTTTACCGGCAGAAAATTCCGGTATTGGGAACGTCGCCCGTGTCTATCGACAATGCCGAGAATCGTCACAAATTTTCTGCTATGCTGGACCGGCTTGGGATTGATCAGCCCGAGTGGCAGGAACTCACAAGTATTGAGGATATTCACCGCTTTGTAGATATGGTGGATTTTCCCGTTCTCATCAGACCATCCTATGTCCTTTCCGGTGCGGCCATGAATGTGGTATCCAACCGGGATGAACTGGAGCACTTCCTTTCTCTTGCAGCAAATGTTTCCAAAGAATATCCTGTGGTTGTTTCCAAATTCATTGAGGAAGCAAAGGAGATTGAGATTGATGCCGTGGCAAAAAACGGCGAGATGATTCTTTATGCCATTTCAGAGCACATAGAATTTGCCGGAGTCCATTCAGGAGATGCCACAATTGTCTTTCCTCCACAGAAGATTTATCTGGAAACGGTCCGGCGGATCAAAAAAATAGCCCGGAGCATTGCCCGGGAACTCAGGATCTCCGGCCCCTTCAACATGCAACTCCTGGCAAAAGATAATCAGATTAAAGTGATTGAATGTAATCTTCGGGCATCCCGGAGCTTCCCTTTTGTTTCAAAGGTCTTGAAAGTGAATTTTATTGACCGGGCTACGCGTGTCATGTTGGGGGAGGATATTCCTCCCATAAACAAATCCATATTTGATTTGGATTATGTTGGGGTTAAAGCCTCTCAGTTCTCTTTTTCCAGGCTGGCCAAAGCCGATCCGGTGCTGGGTGTGGATATGTCTTCCACCGGGGAAGTGGGATGCCTGGGAGAGGATGTGTACGATGCCGTTTTGAAAGCCATGCTGTCTGTCGGCTACCGGATTCCGCAAAAAAACATTCTTTTATCCACAGGTCCGCTCCGGTCCAAGGTTGAAATGATAATCAGCAGCCGGCTGCTTCAGGAGAAAGGCTATAAGCTTTATGCCACGAAGGGGACCCATGATTTTCTGAAGAAAAACGGGATAAAAACGACAGTCCTCCATTGGCCGGATGAGGATAAAAAGCCTAATACTCTGGATTATATCCGGGAGAAAAAGATTGATTTGGTTATCAATATTCCCAAAAACCTGACGACGGGTGAACTCCGGAACGATTATGAAATCCGACGGAGTGCCATTGATCATAATATTCCCCTCATTACCAATGCCCGGCTGGCCAGTGCTTTTGTCTATGCTATGACCCGCTACAGAGAAAAGGATCTGAGTATACGGAGCTGGGGAGAATATGTTTAGGGGAGTGGAGAGTTGGTGTTTTGAGCTGAGAGTTTGTGATACTGGAGAAGGGTAGAGAATATTGATTGGATTGGATGATTGGGGCGTTGTCAGTTCTCAGTTGACAGTCGCCCGTTGGCAGTTGGCAGTTCCAACGCCCGCTGCTCCACGTATACACACCAGTCGCGAAGCGGCGCCAATTTCTAACTTCCAGCTTCTAACTTCTTAAAAAATAATTGATTCGATTAGGGATTTTCTACTGATTGGATACCGAGATTATAAGAGAAATGGGATATATGATTTCCGTAAGATAACGCCCCCCACCCCGGGGGTAAAATACACCGAATTCCGGCTTAACGCAAGATAATATTATTAAACCTATATATGATTTGCCAAATAATTCCCCAGTCTGAAATCCAGGATCATTCTCCCAATTTTCCAATCATCCGATCCAATCAATCTTATTGTGAAGTTGGAAGCTGGAAGTTGGCATCTCGCTACGACCGCCTGTCGGCGGTCTACTCGATGACCAGGCGCCGCTTCGCTCCTGGTTTGTTTATGTGCATCAGCGTTGGGACTTTCAAACTGTCGACTGACAACTGCCGACTGAGAACTGACAACTGCCGACTGCCAACTACCGCCCTCCTCATCCGGTCGTATCTGGATGCCTTTCTTTTGACTGTTATTTTTGGAGAGAATCAATTAATATTATTGATGGAAATCAAATAAATAAAAAAATGAAGGTGTATGTATGAAATGTCGGATATTTACTGTGTTGCTCATTCTGATTTTAGTGGTTCAGGCCTTTGGTGCCGAATTGAACAACCGGGAGTTCAGGACGGCCTGGGTGATCATCTGGAATTACATGGTTTCTTCAACGAATACAGAGGCGTCAATTGAAAAGAACAAGGCCAGGACGCGTGAGATTCTGGACAATATGAAGGCGGCAAACATGAATGCTGTTCTCTGGCATGTCCGGAGGGCAGGGGAAGTTTATTATCAATCCGATTATGAACCCTGGGGGACATACACCAATAACAGTTACCCCGGCTACGACCCTCTTCAGTATGCCATTGAACAGGCCCATGCAAGGGGTATGGAGCTCCATGCCTGGTTTAACACCTTTGCCACAGCTTCTCTGGCAAAAGGTGCGCCGGCACAAAAACATCCCAATTGGGTATGCCGGGACCGTGACGGAAATCCCATGCGGGATAACCTGTGTTTGTCTCCCGGACTGGCAGAAGTGCGGGAATATACCCGGGATGTGGTGTTGGAAATTGTCAATAAATATGATATAGACGGAATCCACTTCGACTATGTCCGCTGGAATGAATACAGCAATTCCAAAACCGGCCTGGAATGGGCCCTGTATGTGAAAGAGCACAACCTTGCCGACGGCTATATTCCTCCTGAAGAGGTGATTTACGACCTGACAAAAAACAAAGGCGGCCGTTACCTTTATGATGTTGAGCATCCCTATAGCGGGGGTGTGCCGGAAGGATACAGCTCCTGGGAAAATTACTGGCGTGGTTCAGTGAACCGGTTTATTGAACTGGTGGCGGATTCAGTCCGGCAGGTGAAACCCTGGGTGAAAATATCGGCCGCAGCCCTGGGACGCTATAAAGCCGGGGGGACCGCCAGCTGGAACGGGTATTACAGTGTTTACCAGGATGCGGCAAAATGGTTCAATGAAGGATGGGTGAATCATCTGATGCCTATGCACTATCACTGGACGACGGGACTCACGTTTGCCAATGAACTCAAAACAGACTGGTATCCCAATATAGGTCCGGGACTCGAAGCCGGGTATCACTATACAGCCGGACCGGCGTCTTATATCCTTCTGGATTATAATATCTGGTCAAACCACCGGAGTATCGTGAATGACACCCGTGATCTTGGCTGGACACATGGTTTTCAGTTTTTTAGTTATGGAAGCTGGGAAAGCTACCCTGACAGCTGGGAGTGGGCGAAAAAGAATATTTTCCACCGGCCCGTCAAACCACCGGTCGCGGAGTTTATGGGATATCCTGTACCGGCTGTTCCGGTCATTACTCTTATTCAGGATGATACATCCCGGTATCGCATTCATGTGGAACCGGGCGAATTGGATCAACCGCACTGGTTTGCCGTCTATCGTCAGCAGAGTCCGGATTTTGACCCCGATACCTCGGCAATTTTCCGGATCGTCCGTTCAGATTCCACCTTTGATATCCCTCTCTATTTTGATCCCAAAATGCCCCATCCCGAAACCTGGAAATTTACCGTTACCAGCCTGAACAGGGCCTGGATGGAAAGCGGTTTGTCCAATATGGTTGAAACGGAAGCGCTCCCCATGTATCCTCCGGCCGTCACCTGGCATAACATTGCCCCGAATGAAATGAATGTCCCCATCCATCAGCATCTTTTGATTACCTTTGACTATCCTGTGGATCCTGAGACATTCTCATCGGCCTTGTCCATCTCTCCAACAGCGGATATGGCCATTGAATGGCGGGAGGATCTGAAGGCTGTTACCCTCACTTTTCCTGAACAATTGCAGTATGGCACACCCTATCAGCTCCGTGTGGAACCATCCGCCGTGGGGCTTTATAACCGGGTCCCACTGGATGGGAACAGGGACGGCTACGGCGGTGATGCCTTTGTCCTCGATTTTACCACGGAGCCGGCGGACACGGAAGGACCCGTTGTGGATACGCAGAGCCTGTGGCCACGTCCCGGATCAGCGGAAATCACGGGGTTTTCCGTCAATGGCTTAATTTCGATTCCTTTTAACGAAATCATTGACAGTTCAACCGTTCACCGGGCCTTGACTATTACAGAAACACCGGTGGGAATTCCGGATACCCTGGATCCTCCGGCCGTGGCATGGAAAGTGACAACGGCGAATAATCAATCGGTATTCACCTTGAAATCCTGTACGGAATTTATTCCGGACTGCGAATACACCATCAGCCTGAGCCAGGATCTGAAGGATCTGAAAGGAAATGCACTTTCTGAGCCGTATGAAATGACATTCACAACCCAAAACCGCCATTTGGCCGATTCCAGGTATATTGACCGCATGTTTGCCCGGGGAACCTGGAACAAGCCCCAAATGTCTCCCTATACCTACGGGATCAATGAAAGCGTAACCAATTTCTGGTACACGGAGGAATTTTTCGTGCCCGGACAGACTCCGGAAAAGAGCGGTTATCTGACATATCTGTGGGATCCTGACACAACGGACGGGTTTTTGTCCGTTGAACTGGTGGATGGTGTGCCTGCCATACGTACCATGGACTCTACAAAAACGCTCCATGTTTTTATTTACAGTGATGGAAGTGAGAATCTCTTCCGCATTTGCTTAAAAGAAATGACAGGCGGAGTGCTTACCGGGTTGGAAGTTTCCAAATGGGATACGCTGAACTGGCTGGGCTGGAAACTCTTCGAATGGCCGCTGAATGATCCTTCTGTTGTAGGAACCTGGGCCGCAGGTGGCGGTGATGGAATCCTGAACGGCGATGAATACCTGATTCACAGCTTTCAGATGCGGCGGACACCGGAAAGTGCCCTTTACGGGACTATCGGGGTGGATAATTTTTACCAGGTGGTTTATGGGGATGGCCGTCTGACAGGTCTTGAGAAACCGGTACAGGTTCCCCTGGATTATGCCTTGGGGAATAACTATCCCAATCCCTTTAACCCCGTGACAACTATTCCTTTTGTCATACCCCATGATGTTTCGGTCACGCTGGATGTGTTGGATGTAACTGGCCGCCGGGTTGCGGTTATCCATGAGGGCTTTATCACGGCAGGGCGCCAT
This genomic stretch from Candidatus Neomarinimicrobiota bacterium harbors:
- the dacB gene encoding D-alanyl-D-alanine carboxypeptidase/D-alanyl-D-alanine-endopeptidase, encoding MKRTALIISVIIFCSSLTFGETPAELTERLARETEALKHAQWSVYAMYADNGEVIIDHHSDESLAAASGLKLVTTAAALLELGENFRFKTELAYKGDINKRGVLDGDLIVIGGGDPVLGSDWLKTAIQMDSLKVMLVQTVEKAGIQSVKGDLILDVSIFDDQVLPDDWIWTDIGNYYGAGVWGLNIANNLYHLTFRPGDKEGDPAPVIDLSPRIPGLSFINHMKTGPEGSGDQGYIYCPPRGKTAYLRGTVPAGFEDFTIRGSMPNPPEWMGHWLKEALMRAGIEVRGKVNVTETPTDREGFHSLLIISSPPLREIIEVTNKRSVNLFTEVLLKMTALHHSGESSTSAGTRTVREIFTERGLELDGFRMKDGSGLSRSNMVRTSHFAHILAYMSQTPLARTYMESFSLCGSDEEPGWLKNFGRGTPVEMNARIKTGYIEAVRSHSGYVTSRSGRLITFSMMCNNFTGSTGPINEIHEKIVISLAELR
- the carA gene encoding glutamine-hydrolyzing carbamoyl-phosphate synthase small subunit, coding for MKHERSAKIILENGMEFTGKSFGYERSVSGEIVFNTAMTGYPESLTDPSYKGQILVSTYPLIGNYGVPAPEEKEGLHAYYESDRIHVSALIISDYSFNYHHWNAAKSLQEWLIEHKIPGVYDIDTRALTQILREKGTMLGKILIDGDTEWYDPSGENLVEKVSVESPLTYGSGRYHIALIDCGVKNNIIRQLLRFDTKVTRLPWDFDVTRESFDGIFLTNGPGDPKQCGKTIGNLKKALQNEVPVFGICLGSQLMALAAGADTYKLKYGHRSHNQPVQQKGTFRCYITSQNHGYAVDPDSIPPEWEIYFENVNDGTVEGIIHKEKPFFSTQFHPEASGGPTDTQFLFEEFITRIKSRYDG
- a CDS encoding family 10 glycosylhydrolase; this encodes MKCRIFTVLLILILVVQAFGAELNNREFRTAWVIIWNYMVSSTNTEASIEKNKARTREILDNMKAANMNAVLWHVRRAGEVYYQSDYEPWGTYTNNSYPGYDPLQYAIEQAHARGMELHAWFNTFATASLAKGAPAQKHPNWVCRDRDGNPMRDNLCLSPGLAEVREYTRDVVLEIVNKYDIDGIHFDYVRWNEYSNSKTGLEWALYVKEHNLADGYIPPEEVIYDLTKNKGGRYLYDVEHPYSGGVPEGYSSWENYWRGSVNRFIELVADSVRQVKPWVKISAAALGRYKAGGTASWNGYYSVYQDAAKWFNEGWVNHLMPMHYHWTTGLTFANELKTDWYPNIGPGLEAGYHYTAGPASYILLDYNIWSNHRSIVNDTRDLGWTHGFQFFSYGSWESYPDSWEWAKKNIFHRPVKPPVAEFMGYPVPAVPVITLIQDDTSRYRIHVEPGELDQPHWFAVYRQQSPDFDPDTSAIFRIVRSDSTFDIPLYFDPKMPHPETWKFTVTSLNRAWMESGLSNMVETEALPMYPPAVTWHNIAPNEMNVPIHQHLLITFDYPVDPETFSSALSISPTADMAIEWREDLKAVTLTFPEQLQYGTPYQLRVEPSAVGLYNRVPLDGNRDGYGGDAFVLDFTTEPADTEGPVVDTQSLWPRPGSAEITGFSVNGLISIPFNEIIDSSTVHRALTITETPVGIPDTLDPPAVAWKVTTANNQSVFTLKSCTEFIPDCEYTISLSQDLKDLKGNALSEPYEMTFTTQNRHLADSRYIDRMFARGTWNKPQMSPYTYGINESVTNFWYTEEFFVPGQTPEKSGYLTYLWDPDTTDGFLSVELVDGVPAIRTMDSTKTLHVFIYSDGSENLFRICLKEMTGGVLTGLEVSKWDTLNWLGWKLFEWPLNDPSVVGTWAAGGGDGILNGDEYLIHSFQMRRTPESALYGTIGVDNFYQVVYGDGRLTGLEKPVQVPLDYALGNNYPNPFNPVTTIPFVIPHDVSVTLDVLDVTGRRVAVIHEGFITAGRHSVVFNASHLASGIYVLRLRADGIQKIQKMVLMK
- the carB gene encoding carbamoyl-phosphate synthase (glutamine-hydrolyzing) large subunit, which translates into the protein MDKQIQKVLVLGSGALKIGEAGEFDYSGSQALKALKEEGIQTVLINPNIATVQTSEELADEIYFLPVTPHFVTRVIEKERPDGILLAFGGQTALNCGIALYKNGVFERYNIQVLGTPVRAIIDTEDRDIFVEKLREIGVSTARSMATSSVEEACQAAETLGYPVILRAAYALGGMGSGFASDEKELRRMAESAFSYSPQVLVEESLKGWKEIEYEVVRDQYDNCITVCNMENFDPLGIHTGESIVVAPSQTLTNSEYHKLRELSIRIIRHIGVIGECNVQYALDPDSEGYRVIEVNARLSRSSALASKATGYPLAFVAAKLGLGYGLHEIKNSVTQTTSAFFEPALDYIVCKIPRWDMEKFQGVSKKIGSSMKSVGEVMAIGRTFEEAIQKGLRMIGQGMHGFVGNRGFDVKDVDKALTEPTDMRIFVIAHALMNNYPVEKIHALTRIDHWFLEKLKNIVNLYTRLSEYKNLQAIPDLILLRAKQFGFSDFQIARAVLKSPNKVIENDLLRVREERNRRGIRPVVKQIDTLAGEFPAKTNYLYLTYNGLTHDVTYEQDGKSVIVLGSGAYRIGSSVEFDWSSVSALKTIHELGYRSVMINYNPETVSTDYDVCDRLYFDELTLERVMDIAELENPGGVVVSVGGQIPNNLAMRLYRQKIPVLGTSPVSIDNAENRHKFSAMLDRLGIDQPEWQELTSIEDIHRFVDMVDFPVLIRPSYVLSGAAMNVVSNRDELEHFLSLAANVSKEYPVVVSKFIEEAKEIEIDAVAKNGEMILYAISEHIEFAGVHSGDATIVFPPQKIYLETVRRIKKIARSIARELRISGPFNMQLLAKDNQIKVIECNLRASRSFPFVSKVLKVNFIDRATRVMLGEDIPPINKSIFDLDYVGVKASQFSFSRLAKADPVLGVDMSSTGEVGCLGEDVYDAVLKAMLSVGYRIPQKNILLSTGPLRSKVEMIISSRLLQEKGYKLYATKGTHDFLKKNGIKTTVLHWPDEDKKPNTLDYIREKKIDLVINIPKNLTTGELRNDYEIRRSAIDHNIPLITNARLASAFVYAMTRYREKDLSIRSWGEYV